The Gouania willdenowi chromosome 22, fGouWil2.1, whole genome shotgun sequence nucleotide sequence TACTCTGCATGTCGACTGCTCTCTCTCCTATTGCGTTGTTTCCATGAAACTGGGCCCCGGGGTCCTCTTAATGAGCCGTATGTTAGaatctgtaaaacaaaaatgtgtaatcaagatacattcattcatttactgTCAGTGAAGGAGCTGCAGACTCAAATGATGCAGGATTAGTTGACAATTCATGATACTATGAAAAACATTAACTATTTTCTATTtcagaaacttaaaaagtgcCAGTCAAAgatacatatatctatatatatattgaattaAACTATTTTTCATTATACTCTGAAGAAGACAGTCTTCATTGCTTATGTTTTCAAATAAaccaccttcaaaataaaagcaaaaattgAAGTTTCTTTTCACAAATGTAGATTTTTCAAACAAAGCCATAAGATGTTTCTCCAAAAACTCCAGACAGTCTGTGCAGTGGAAATGTCATATTTCTTCCACAACATGTCATTTCTATGGCATCATTCCAGCTGAGGGATAAGACAACTTTAAGATGAATCTTTGTGTTCCACAAGATAGAGATGGTAAATATGTTGTCCTCCTCTGAGACCAGGAAGGAACTTCATACCAGCGACTCGTCCTACGGttggattagcttagcacgtagcggtTTTTTGTGCCAACACAAAAACCAACGACTCTATGAAAGCTGGTCCACGATACAATTTTGTGTCCCAGTGGTGATCCCCCTAAACGCTGAGGTCTTAAAAAACTTCTAATAATTGGTGTATTGATTATTATATTGTCATTCTCTAAAGACACAGTCCACCATTTAAGCTTCAATATACTTTATTGTGGCAGTCATAGGATACGTTTAATTTCTCAAAACCAAAACTACCAGCTAAATTGTTttataaaatgaccaaaatagtTAGGTTATAAGCATccccttgttttttttattttgtgcaaaaaaagaaTGCTGCTGTTTTTGaggagaaaaaacccaacatttaTACCATCTTTAGTCCCCTTTTAattatcttcattttttttaatttatcctggtcattattttaatattttgtatttactttGTACATTCGTAGGATAACATAATTGCATTATAtctgtacttgtacttaaagttGTCTTTGCTTTTAACTTGTTTGCAGAGTGGACTAGTTGACTGAATAGCTGGTGTGTTATGCTTTGTTTTAGTAAATACATGCTtaagaaaaaatgtttcaaaaccCGGCTAAAACACGCGGGAAACGGGCTTTAATTTTGAAGGAAACATCCAATCTGGCAACCCCGGCCACCACAGAGTCACTGCTACTACAGACTGCAGCACGAGCAGCTCGACTTCACATTCTGTCTCCACCAATAAGGAATCTCCATATGATGACTTAAAAGAATGTCAGTGGTGAACcggatgattaaaaaaaaaaggttttttttttgtgtaaactgCGCACATCAACAACGTCAACTGCAACACTTAAAACGGGAGCCATTCAGTTAAACggtgtttttaatgaaaaattatttaaaacaaattcacatcaaATTCCCTTTCAGTCCATACTAGCTTGGTGCTTTAGTTCAATGTGGGGGAATGTCAGGATTCTGAAGGTATAGCTCGCCgcaactcatttaaaaaaataatacataactAAATTAAAGATTAACTGTTTACATTTGGCACTGggaatttattacatttagtttttatgaactgaactagtttttttttcataatttgtgAACTGAACTTTGAACTATTTtgtgtagaaaaatacatttcctaACACTGGTGATATTGTCTCGTTAATAATTGTTTCGCTGTGATTCTCCGCTCACGTGTTGCAGTGGATCGTGTGACAGTCTTTACGAGTCGGCCCTGAacgcatcagcaggaacatccTGCCGCACATTCGCTGCCCCGTGAGCGGGGGAAGAGGAGGCGGGTCTAGCAGAATGTGGACCAATGAGGTGCAGCGGTGCGGTTGTGGCCTCGCCCCCAGTCGTGGACGGACTGGACATTCCTCACGCTGCGAAGAGCCGACGGACTCATGACGCTCTGCAAGGGAACGTAAGGTTGCtttttcattaatattattttattaaaagctTTATTTTCCACCTGGATGACATTCAGGTTCGTTTTTCAGCTCAGTTTATGGCATATTTGTCCAGAGGTGACATGCTGGGGTACTGGGTTCAAAAAGTGGGGTCCAAACCAGTGGTTTTCTAGTGATCTGTTGGTTTACTATATTAGTAATACATCGATATGGATTTTATTCAACAGATCCGACCATTTGAAACttcaattactattattttttgatatattttatttacctGTAATTTCTATATATTCATTGCTGCTGTGAAGCACAAATTTACCCCTTGGGTGACTAATAAAGTACTAAACCCAGTATAGTCTATACTTTTTGTAACATAAAAGAGAAAATGAATCTGGTACATTGCATAAAGAGGCAGTTTATACTTCACATTATGTTGTTTGTTCTGTCGAGATATATTGTCGATGGTACAAGCGATATCTTGATATTGTGAGGGGGTGGGGATGGGGTTGATGAAAGCCTTTCCATTCCTGCTACATCTGTCCCAAGTGAGTGTGTCTTTTCAACTGCAGGAGCAAACATAGTCAATGTCCAAAAGTCTCATTTGCTGCCAGATGTATACGTACTAATATATgtccatatcttaaatctgCACAGATaggaatacattttaaagaatgtcacgatttgattttcatttttgacTAGCATGAATTGTCCGTCTGTTTTTGCATTCTATTTGCAGAGtggcacatttttccactttaaataggaaaaatgtcttttttacattattgtttatATCATTTTTCATATTCATTTGAGTTGAAAGTGTTACACCCAGAGTACGTATGCAAGTATTTCCAGAGTAGGtcaaataatgttatttttcaaacagcatttttttcctaTCCAAAAATATTGTCCCGTATCATTATCGTGTCGTATCATATCGTCTTGTGAACTTTATCATCAAACCTCTGATACAGATTAACTCAAAGATGTAAAAAGACGTCACTGGTCCATCACAGTCCTTCATGTGTTGTTATAGTTTTTCTCTGCTAGTCTGGCTGTGGGATCCATCAtggtaacatttaaaaaaaaaaaaggtttgtttgaggagattaaatacaaatttcCTAAAGAACTAAGAACTTTCCCCCAATCTATCAGTCTTTGGACCACTAGGAAAAACACTTCAATTTGTTTAAGGGAGATTTAGGAATGATAATTGGCCATGATTTGGGATAGTACTTTTATAACGGCTGGGAATTTTGGGAAGTCAATGTTTAATTGAATTAAGCATTCAGTACACAACTGCCAACATGTTAAAAGTCAACCGCTGAGTGGCAATTTCATCTATGCAAATATTGGTCTATCAATCTGAACAATGAAATCAATCGATAGACGGACAACGAAGCGAGGGCGACATCCAACATGTTTCCCCCATTACACTTCCTCGCGTCACAGGTCACATGTGCAAAGTAGTTGCGGGACATAAAGAGTGGAGGAAATGTAGACATTGAAGGGTGTTTGGGGCTCAGGAGAGAAAAGGACCATAAATTGATTGTTGATCTCCTTGTGATCTAGGTCAATGTTAGGCCGTGGAGTGAAGCGGAAGTGGAGCAGCCTGGAGGAGTTGGGGGCTAATTTAGTCCTAGACACCCCTGTGATGGGGGATAATGAAGGTCCATCCAAGCCTGACACCAACCACCTGCAGCAGCGGCAGCTTGTGCTCGGCCTCTGCCTGGAGAAGCTCCAGCGTTACCAGGCCGGGATGGAGCTGAGCCTGCGGCGCTCCGTGCTCCTGGTCAACACGCTCAAGCAGATCCAGGAGGAGATGCGGAGTGACTCCTGCCTTTTCGTGGATGACATGTCTGTGACGTGCCCAGGGTGTGTAGAAGAGGAGACCATCCTGCCCCTGGATTCAGAGTTCTCCTCTCAGCAGGTGGACGGATCCTCGGACCAGCACAAACCTCCTCCTGCTGCAGCCATTAGTGCGTTCGGTGACGCCGTGGGTTACCTCAGCGACCTTGCCCTGGACGATATCTTTGAAGACATTGACACATCGATGTACGAATCGTCCGATCTGCCCTCAGCGTGGGCAGCAGGACCTTCATGGCCTCTCAGCGTGTCGCTTTGGCCCGATGAGGACCTTAAACTACGAACCTCCTCCCATTCCTCCACTGGAGGTCTGCAGTCATGTCTGACAGACTTAAACGAACTGGACCACATCATGGAGATACTGGTGAAGTCCTGACCTCAAACACTTTACAGTTTTGCTGGTGAAGAACCTAATGCTTCTTGTGCTGAAAGACTTCACCAGTTTGAGGCAGAAATACAAACACCAACTGTTTGATTCTACGCTCATTTGTTATAAAGtatttataatgtatttgaCATGATTGAACCAAATTCCAGCCATCTAGTGTTCAGGGTCGCAGGGCTATAGAGcatcaacataaaaaaataaacatttctgatAGTAAACAACTTCAGTAAATAAACGGCAGCCAGATGTTATTCTAAATGTATTTACCAAGGATTCCAAGATATCAAATGGAAGAAACAAATCTTGTGCTTAAGACAATTTTTACAAGTGACCAAATGATCAATCTTCTTTTAGAAAACCAGTCAAATGGTGACCAGGCAAACATCTAGAGTAAgttaaagtttatttatattgcaCATTTCAAGAAACTACACAGAGTTTAGATACACTTTAGAGGGAATCCCTGAGATGATCTATGTCATCATCAGTGTTTTCTATTAACAAGTCAATGCAAATGGAGCCTTAAACGTCCTGAGGTTGGCATCCGTCCTGTGTGAGTCTCCGCTTAAAGAATCCACCAACCCTCAGGAAACCTGATCTGCAGCCATGTCTGCGTCACTCAGACTGTCAGACTGATTATTAATTGAGATCCCTTCAATTACAAAAGAGGGAGTGCTGTTGCCACCCAGGAGGCAGAATGTCTGGTCTTTCCGCTCAGGATCAGGACAGAGcggctcctgattggctggacttatgtatttttgtatttatttgaaagTAGAAGTCCACTCACTCATctgatattttttcttatttatgaaTGAAAGCATAACTTGTACTTTGGATCTGTAAGGACCTTGGACTG carries:
- the si:dkey-177p2.6 gene encoding SERTA domain-containing protein 3, whose translation is MTLCKGTSMLGRGVKRKWSSLEELGANLVLDTPVMGDNEGPSKPDTNHLQQRQLVLGLCLEKLQRYQAGMELSLRRSVLLVNTLKQIQEEMRSDSCLFVDDMSVTCPGCVEEETILPLDSEFSSQQVDGSSDQHKPPPAAAISAFGDAVGYLSDLALDDIFEDIDTSMYESSDLPSAWAAGPSWPLSVSLWPDEDLKLRTSSHSSTGGLQSCLTDLNELDHIMEILVKS